One window from the genome of Candidatus Spechtbacterales bacterium encodes:
- a CDS encoding DUF5667 domain-containing protein — MDDQTLRKQLKELKQIKPQEDWAVSARANLIAHIDASQEALNPHQSAVRESASIRGSWFERTLAQPKWAGAFTLGIFALMVLSATMAQNSLPGSPLYGAKLAGEDLRSAVTFSEMDGTVLQAKYAERRVNEISRIASTRFAAEGAASFNPELAEGVSEALESYKKDIALAKESGNKETIEKEVAQVNEKVEVWTSLVNEKDPYEALNIQVSILMEACADEALLEESGLLLEEGGLRNIITAFELLNRCEEVEITSSDDENISDEPTDSGELVDGDSTDSS; from the coding sequence ATGGACGACCAAACTCTCAGAAAACAATTAAAAGAACTAAAACAAATTAAACCCCAAGAAGATTGGGCTGTTTCCGCGCGCGCAAATCTTATTGCTCACATAGACGCTTCACAGGAAGCCCTAAATCCGCATCAATCCGCGGTTCGTGAATCCGCATCAATCCGCGGTTCATGGTTCGAGAGGACTCTTGCTCAGCCAAAGTGGGCGGGTGCTTTTACACTTGGTATTTTTGCCTTAATGGTACTAAGCGCGACAATGGCGCAAAACTCTCTTCCGGGAAGTCCGCTTTATGGCGCGAAACTTGCAGGCGAGGACTTAAGGAGCGCGGTAACTTTTAGCGAGATGGACGGCACTGTCCTTCAGGCAAAATACGCAGAGCGAAGAGTAAACGAGATAAGCAGGATCGCTTCAACCCGATTCGCCGCTGAAGGTGCCGCTTCGTTTAATCCTGAGCTTGCCGAAGGGGTATCGGAAGCTCTTGAAAGTTATAAAAAAGATATCGCTTTGGCAAAGGAAAGCGGTAACAAAGAAACAATAGAAAAAGAAGTCGCCCAGGTAAATGAAAAGGTAGAGGTGTGGACCAGTTTAGTTAACGAGAAAGACCCATACGAGGCGTTAAATATACAGGTAAGTATTTTAATGGAAGCATGCGCGGACGAAGCCCTTTTGGAAGAGTCCGGTCTGTTGCTTGAAGAGGGTGGCTTGCGCAACATAATAACCGCTTTTGAATTATTGAATAGGTGCGAGGAGGTTGAAATTACTTCAAGTGATGATGAAAATATTTCCGATGAGCCTACCGATTCCGGCGAGCTTGTTGATGGTGATTCCACTGATAGTAGCTGA
- a CDS encoding GxxExxY protein, whose amino-acid sequence MPKLLYEDITYKIRGACFSVYNELGSIREKTIEKALSVELEEAGLKFETQVPVKLHYKGIEIGKYIPDFVIEDKIFLELKSKPHITKDDMKQFWDYLKQSEYKLGLLVAFTPEKLIIKRYVYDEARNKKPGNSS is encoded by the coding sequence ATGCCGAAATTATTATACGAGGATATAACATATAAAATACGAGGAGCATGCTTTTCTGTCTACAATGAATTAGGCAGCATTAGAGAGAAAACTATTGAAAAGGCGCTTTCAGTAGAGTTAGAAGAGGCAGGTTTAAAATTTGAAACTCAGGTTCCTGTAAAACTGCATTATAAGGGTATAGAAATAGGGAAATATATACCGGATTTCGTTATAGAAGATAAAATATTTTTAGAGCTTAAGTCAAAACCCCACATAACAAAAGATGATATGAAACAATTCTGGGATTATCTTAAACAATCAGAATATAAACTTGGTCTATTGGTTGCTTTTACGCCTGAAAAACTTATAATAAAACGCTATGTATATGACGAAGCGCGTAACAAAAAGCCAGGTAACTCGTCATAG
- a CDS encoding RNA polymerase sigma factor — protein MKLIKLKTNFIKAYDAHHASIYRFLRVKVASDELAQDLTAEAFAKAWDYLSRNPEKYPDNERAYLYKTAYNTMADHYRKSSTSKEFAIDDENLLEYLDNTGQTGVLDTSGSDIGDILDIRTSMESVQTALSELGGNHAELITLRYIEELSNTEIAEILGKTEVAVRVGVFRALKELRGKLTTEEIKMT, from the coding sequence ATGAAATTAATCAAATTAAAAACCAACTTCATAAAAGCATACGACGCGCACCACGCGTCTATTTATCGTTTCCTGCGTGTTAAAGTAGCATCCGATGAACTTGCCCAGGATTTAACAGCAGAGGCGTTTGCAAAGGCGTGGGACTATTTAAGCCGAAACCCCGAAAAATACCCCGATAACGAACGCGCCTATTTATACAAAACAGCATATAACACAATGGCGGACCACTACCGAAAAAGCTCTACAAGCAAAGAGTTCGCCATAGATGACGAAAACCTCCTTGAGTATTTGGACAACACCGGTCAGACCGGTGTATTGGACACCAGTGGTTCGGACATTGGGGATATTCTGGACATTCGGACAAGCATGGAAAGTGTCCAGACTGCGTTGTCCGAATTGGGCGGTAATCACGCAGAACTTATAACCTTGCGGTATATAGAAGAACTCTCAAACACCGAAATAGCCGAAATTTTAGGCAAAACAGAAGTAGCAGTGAGGGTAGGAGTTTTTAGAGCGTTGAAGGAACTGAGAGGAAAGCTGACTACAGAAGAAATAAAAATGACTTAA
- a CDS encoding GxxExxY protein has translation MRQNKYLYENLTYKVRGCVFKVYNELGFGHKEKIYQKALAIALDKEGIKYEREKTLPIKYQNEKVGVYKPDFVVENKVILELKSVPYLPKAHENQLVYYLQGTGYRLGLLINFGSSPLTIKRKIWTPDYTT, from the coding sequence ATGCGTCAAAATAAGTATCTATACGAAAATTTAACATATAAAGTGCGTGGCTGTGTTTTTAAAGTTTATAATGAATTAGGATTCGGGCATAAAGAAAAAATCTATCAAAAAGCACTAGCTATCGCCTTAGATAAAGAAGGTATCAAATATGAAAGAGAAAAAACGCTTCCAATTAAGTATCAGAATGAGAAAGTTGGCGTATATAAGCCCGATTTTGTAGTTGAAAATAAAGTAATTCTTGAATTAAAGTCTGTTCCGTATTTACCTAAAGCACACGAGAATCAATTAGTTTATTATCTACAAGGTACAGGGTATAGATTAGGTTTACTTATAAATTTTGGCAGTAGTCCACTAACTATAAAGCGTAAAATTTGGACACCTGACTATACTACTTAA
- a CDS encoding DeoR family transcriptional regulator, translating into AQDGLPFRSSERAEDGKNNDSVTSLNNERNPEHRPEHRPELAEGPVEGPRQASYAPPAGGPLYAGIYTGVEEAEEPHVELADERSPEHRPESVEGLAEGHAGSSLDIPERREKNYIQNSENVLKSASVSEAGNAKSLVSEFGEYAGAPRVSDDPGPLKATRARSEGSPLTDRHETILTHLGNNGAVQVADLSNILQDISPRTIRRDLDKLIKMGKVTKHGKTNGAKYRLA; encoded by the coding sequence AAGCCCAGGACGGCTTGCCGTTCCGTAGCTCTGAAAGAGCGGAGGACGGTAAGAATAACGACTCAGTTACGTCATTAAATAACGAGCGTAATCCTGAGCATCGCCCTGAGCATCGTCCTGAGCTTGCCGAAGGGCCTGTCGAAGGACCCAGACAGGCATCTTATGCTCCGCCTGCAGGTGGCCCTCTTTACGCGGGTATTTACACGGGAGTAGAAGAGGCCGAAGAGCCGCACGTAGAGCTTGCGGACGAGCGGAGTCCTGAGCATCGCCCTGAGTCTGTCGAAGGGCTTGCCGAAGGGCACGCGGGCTCTTCTCTTGATATTCCCGAAAGGAGAGAGAAAAATTATATACAAAATAGCGAAAATGTGTTAAAATCTGCTTCTGTGTCTGAAGCAGGAAATGCAAAAAGTTTAGTATCTGAATTTGGCGAATATGCAGGCGCCCCTCGTGTAAGCGACGACCCTGGTCCGTTAAAGGCCACGAGGGCTCGCAGTGAGGGTTCGCCTTTAACGGACAGGCACGAAACAATCCTCACCCATTTGGGCAATAACGGAGCAGTACAGGTAGCAGATCTTTCAAATATTTTACAAGACATAAGCCCTCGCACAATAAGGCGGGATCTGGATAAATTGATAAAAATGGGCAAAGTAACCAAGCACGGAAAGACAAATGGAGCGAAGTATCGCTTAGCGTAG